A stretch of DNA from Rhodococcus sp. NBC_00297:
TACGTGACGGCCGGCAATCTCGACGCGAACGACCGCGTGGCGCTGATCGTCGTGGACTACCCGCGCCGCCAGCGCGTGAAGATCTACGGGCGCGCGACGGTGGTCGAGGGAAGTGCGAACCCGGCGTTGCTCGAGCGACTTCGGCAGGTGCCCGGCGGCACCGTCGAGTCGCGGTGCGAGCGCAGCGTCGTGATCTCCGTCGAGGCGATCGACTGGAACTGCACCCGCAGCATCATTCCGCGCTACGACCAGGACTACGTGAGCCGGATGGGGGCGCTCTACGAGCGTGACGCTGCGGCACGGGAGAAGGTGCTGCTCGACCGCATCGCGGAGCTCGAGGCGCGGCTGGAGTAGGCGTGGGGCGGGGTGTTCCACTCGCGGCCAGTGGGGGCGGGTTCCCGCGCGTGGGTGCGAAAAGTGGGACGTGGCGCCCGGGAGGTGGAGTTTCTGGTCCCCTCGGCGGCGGATGGGGCGGGATCCCGCGCCATTCCGCGTCGAGCGGAGCGTCACGTGCGTGGGGTGTTCCACTCGCGGGCGCTGGGGGCGGGTTCCCGCGAGTGGGTGCGAAAAGTGGGACGTGGCGCCCGGGAGGTGCTCGGCGCGCACTGGCGCCGGGGACG
This window harbors:
- a CDS encoding pyridoxamine 5'-phosphate oxidase family protein; the encoded protein is MSNHYHHLVFGPSALARQRAKGSYTAYGAQTERGDDGPDELDGREKVIIRAADQFYLSTVTETGWPYVQYRSGPAGFLQVLDDRTLAFADFAGNNQYVTAGNLDANDRVALIVVDYPRRQRVKIYGRATVVEGSANPALLERLRQVPGGTVESRCERSVVISVEAIDWNCTRSIIPRYDQDYVSRMGALYERDAAAREKVLLDRIAELEARLE